The following proteins are encoded in a genomic region of Diabrotica virgifera virgifera chromosome 1, PGI_DIABVI_V3a:
- the LOC126878986 gene encoding uncharacterized protein LOC126878986 isoform X3, producing MEQHTIICRTCCVGGCTFSTSFTFSRDEMDMFLEGLKLIQIFVFVLGILKKILRYMRVRTRGITKGAIPSSFLPPLDYQDEKATEESQFIDMHVGQSQ from the exons ATGGAACAACATACAATAATATGTAGAACATGTTGTGTTGGTGGTTGTACCTTCTCCACATCGTTTACGTTTTCCAGAGATGAAATGGACATGTTCTTGGAAGGGTTGAAACTTATTCAAA TTTTCGTGTTTGTTCTAGGCATTTTAAAGAAGATTTTAAGATACATGAGAGTTCGAACAAGAGGAATTACCAAAGGGGCCATCCCAAGCTCATTTTTACCACCACTAG ATTATCAGGATGAAAAGGCTACTGAAGAATCTCAATTTATTGACATGCATG TAGGTCAGAGTCAATAG
- the LOC126878986 gene encoding uncharacterized protein LOC126878986 isoform X5 has protein sequence MEQHTIICRTCCVGGCTFSTSFTFSRDEMDMFLEGLKLIQSILKKILRYMRVRTRGITKGAIPSSFLPPLDYQDEKATEESQFIDMHVGQSQ, from the exons ATGGAACAACATACAATAATATGTAGAACATGTTGTGTTGGTGGTTGTACCTTCTCCACATCGTTTACGTTTTCCAGAGATGAAATGGACATGTTCTTGGAAGGGTTGAAACTTATTCAAA GCATTTTAAAGAAGATTTTAAGATACATGAGAGTTCGAACAAGAGGAATTACCAAAGGGGCCATCCCAAGCTCATTTTTACCACCACTAG ATTATCAGGATGAAAAGGCTACTGAAGAATCTCAATTTATTGACATGCATG TAGGTCAGAGTCAATAG
- the LOC126878986 gene encoding uncharacterized protein LOC126878986 isoform X2, which translates to MEQHTIICRTCCVGGCTFSTSFTFSRDEMDMFLEGLKLIQSILKKILRYMRVRTRGITKGAIPSSFLPPLGICKRPMHELKEMTRDRDLFRQTIYDITSTTTLPPGGQD; encoded by the exons ATGGAACAACATACAATAATATGTAGAACATGTTGTGTTGGTGGTTGTACCTTCTCCACATCGTTTACGTTTTCCAGAGATGAAATGGACATGTTCTTGGAAGGGTTGAAACTTATTCAAA GCATTTTAAAGAAGATTTTAAGATACATGAGAGTTCGAACAAGAGGAATTACCAAAGGGGCCATCCCAAGCTCATTTTTACCACCACTAG gaatatgcaaaagacctatgcatgagttaaaagaaatgaccagagacagagatctttttAGACAGACAATATatgacatcacgtcgaccactacactccctcctgggggtcaggattga
- the LOC126878986 gene encoding uncharacterized protein LOC126878986 isoform X1 has protein sequence MEQHTIICRTCCVGGCTFSTSFTFSRDEMDMFLEGLKLIQIFVFVLGILKKILRYMRVRTRGITKGAIPSSFLPPLGICKRPMHELKEMTRDRDLFRQTIYDITSTTTLPPGGQD, from the exons ATGGAACAACATACAATAATATGTAGAACATGTTGTGTTGGTGGTTGTACCTTCTCCACATCGTTTACGTTTTCCAGAGATGAAATGGACATGTTCTTGGAAGGGTTGAAACTTATTCAAA TTTTCGTGTTTGTTCTAGGCATTTTAAAGAAGATTTTAAGATACATGAGAGTTCGAACAAGAGGAATTACCAAAGGGGCCATCCCAAGCTCATTTTTACCACCACTAG gaatatgcaaaagacctatgcatgagttaaaagaaatgaccagagacagagatctttttAGACAGACAATATatgacatcacgtcgaccactacactccctcctgggggtcaggattga
- the LOC126878986 gene encoding uncharacterized protein LOC126878986 isoform X4 — protein MEQHTIICRTCCVGGCTFSTSFTFSRDEMDMFLEGLKLIQIFVFVLGILKKILRYMRVRTRGITKGAIPSSFLPPLDYQDEKATEESQFIDMHGQSQ, from the exons ATGGAACAACATACAATAATATGTAGAACATGTTGTGTTGGTGGTTGTACCTTCTCCACATCGTTTACGTTTTCCAGAGATGAAATGGACATGTTCTTGGAAGGGTTGAAACTTATTCAAA TTTTCGTGTTTGTTCTAGGCATTTTAAAGAAGATTTTAAGATACATGAGAGTTCGAACAAGAGGAATTACCAAAGGGGCCATCCCAAGCTCATTTTTACCACCACTAG ATTATCAGGATGAAAAGGCTACTGAAGAATCTCAATTTATTGACATGCATG GTCAGAGTCAATAG